A stretch of Castanea sativa cultivar Marrone di Chiusa Pesio chromosome 2, ASM4071231v1 DNA encodes these proteins:
- the LOC142623548 gene encoding UDP-glucuronic acid decarboxylase 2-like, which translates to MNSELIHRTQTSKTPKPNDTLHLAQKPTNLLKKSRDPLLYTFIGIAIATFFFNFFDPLSKTPPLSQQQSESAQLQTRHVLYETTSSQSSHHDVHFNVGGKVPLGLKKKGLRILVTGGAGFVGSHLVDRLIERGDTVIVVDNFFTGRKDNLVQHFGSPRFELIRHDVVEPILLEVDQIYHLACPASPVHYKYNPVKTIISNVVGTMNMLGLAKRVGARFLVTSTSEVYGDPLQHPQVETYWGNVNPIGVRSCYDEGKRTAETLTMDYHRGHGIEVRIARIFNTYGPRMCIDDGRVVSNFVAQALRKEPLTVYGDGKQTRSFQYVSDLVEGLIRLMEGDHVGPFNLGNPSEFTMLELAQVVQETIDPYAKIEFRPNTEDDPHKRKPDITKARELLGWHPTVSLRNGLPLMVEDFKQRIFGDKKDSVGA; encoded by the exons ATGAACTCTGAGCTCATTCACAGAACCCAAACTAGCAAAACTCCAAAACCCAATGACACTCTCCACCTTGCACAAAAACCCACAAATCTTCTTAAAAAATCCAGAGACCCATTACTGTACACGTTCATTGGAATCGCCATAGCCACTTTTTTCTTCAACTTCTTCGACCCTTTAAGTAAAACACCACCACTTTCACAGCAACAGTCCGAGTCGGCTCAGCTCCAAACTCGGCACGTGCTGTACGAGACGACGTCGTCACAGTCATCACACCATGATGTGCATTTTAACGTTGGTGGGAAAGTTCCACTGGGGTTGAAGAAGAAGGGCCTGAGAATATTGGTGACTGGTGGGGCCGGGTTCGTGGGGAGCCACCTTGTGGACCGTCTGATCGAAAGAGGAGACACTGTGATCGTCGTTGATAATTTCTTCACGGGCAGGAAGGACAACCTGGTACAGCACTTTGGGAGTCCGAGGTTTGAGCTCATAAGACACGACGTCGTTGAGCCGATTCTATTGGAAGTGGATCAGATCTACCATCTAGCTTGCCCTGCTTCTCCAGTTCATTACAAGTACAATCCGGTCAAAACCATCATatc CAATGTGGTGGGTACAATGAACATGCTTGGACTGGCAAAAAGAGTGGGTGCAAGGTTTTTGGTAACGAGCACCAGTGAGGTGTACGGCGATCCTCTGCAACACCCCCAGGTTGAAACCTACTGGGGCAACGTCAACCCCATTG GTGTAAGGAGTTGCTATGATGAGGGGAAGCGTACGGCAGAGACCTTGACCATGGACTATCACAGAGGCCATGGCATTGAG GTGAGGATTGCTCGAATTTTTAACACATATGGACCACGTATGTGCATAGACGATGGTCGTGTAGTTAGCAATTTTGTTGCTCAG GCATTAAGGAAGGAGCCATTGACTGTTTATGGTGATGGGAAGCAAACAAGAAGCTTTCAATATGTTTCCGACCTG GTGGAGGGTCTGATAAGGCTGATGGAAGGTGATCATGTGGGTCCTTTCAACCTTGGCAATCCTAGTGAATTCACCATGCTTGAACTTGCTCAG GTGGTACAAGAAACTATAGACCCTTATGCAAAGATAGAGTTCAGGCCCAATACTGAGGATGACCCACATAAGAGAAAGCCTGATATTACCAAGGCCAGAGAGCTTCTTGGGTGGCACCCAACTGTGTCTCTTCGCAATGGACTTCCTCTCATGGTTGAAGACTTCAAACAACGTATATTTGGTGACAAAAAAGACAGTGTTGGCGCATAA